A region of Pseudosulfitobacter pseudonitzschiae DNA encodes the following proteins:
- a CDS encoding type IV secretion system protein VirB3 gives MAERSPLFLGLARPPKYLGLPVGYLVVLATGVVLPFIWTKSMVFFLIGLVAYPILWFVADREPHFFEVLRVSYGSVRPTKNRALHGGDSFGA, from the coding sequence GTGGCAGAACGATCCCCCCTGTTTCTGGGCCTCGCCCGTCCGCCCAAGTATCTGGGCTTGCCCGTCGGATACCTCGTGGTTCTGGCGACCGGGGTCGTTCTGCCGTTCATCTGGACCAAGTCGATGGTCTTCTTCCTGATCGGCCTTGTCGCCTATCCGATCCTCTGGTTCGTCGCTGACCGCGAGCCGCATTTCTTCGAAGTGCTGCGCGTCTCCTATGGATCGGTGCGCCCGACGAAGAACCGCGCCCTGCATGGAGGCGACAGCTTTGGCGCTTGA
- a CDS encoding NAD-dependent succinate-semialdehyde dehydrogenase, which translates to MMTLSLKDPSLLETRAYVNGTWVEGEARFDVFDPATGQLVASVADLDVAATARAVDAAHAAGHNWAAMTGKERAAILRRWHDLMIENADDLATILTAEMGKPWAEARGEILYGASFIEWFAEEAKRIYGDVIPGHQRDKRIMVLKQPVGVVGSITPWNFPNAMIARKVGPALAAGCTFVARPAELTPLSALAMAVLGERAGIPAGVFNVIPSTDASGVGKELCSNPKVRKITFTGSTRVGKILMEQAAGTIKKMSLELGGNAPFIVFDDADLDAAVEGAMIAKFRNNGQTCVCANRIYVQSGIYDAFAKKLKEAVRQLHVGNGFDEGVTTGPLISEAAVTKVEAHIADALDKGAEVTTGGNRTNTGGTFFAPTVLKGVTRDMLVCHEETFGPLAALVRFDTEAEVIDMANDSEFGLASYFYANDLSRVWRVAEALESGMVGVNTGLISTEVAPFGGIKQSGLGREGSKYGIEDFLELKNVCLGGIS; encoded by the coding sequence ATGATGACCTTGTCCCTGAAGGACCCGAGCCTTCTGGAAACCCGCGCCTATGTGAACGGCACCTGGGTCGAAGGCGAGGCGCGCTTTGATGTCTTCGACCCCGCCACCGGTCAGCTTGTGGCTTCGGTCGCGGATCTGGACGTGGCCGCAACGGCGCGGGCGGTGGATGCCGCCCATGCCGCAGGCCACAACTGGGCGGCGATGACCGGCAAGGAACGCGCCGCGATCCTGCGCCGCTGGCACGATCTGATGATCGAAAACGCCGATGATCTGGCCACGATCCTGACCGCCGAGATGGGCAAGCCCTGGGCCGAGGCGCGGGGCGAGATCCTTTATGGGGCGTCTTTCATCGAATGGTTCGCGGAAGAGGCCAAGCGGATCTATGGCGATGTCATTCCCGGCCATCAGCGCGACAAGCGGATCATGGTGCTGAAACAGCCCGTGGGCGTCGTCGGGTCGATCACGCCCTGGAACTTCCCCAATGCGATGATTGCGCGCAAGGTCGGTCCGGCCCTGGCGGCTGGCTGTACATTTGTCGCCCGTCCGGCCGAACTGACGCCTTTGTCGGCGCTGGCCATGGCGGTGCTGGGCGAACGCGCGGGCATTCCGGCGGGGGTGTTCAACGTGATCCCGTCGACCGATGCCTCGGGCGTGGGGAAGGAACTCTGCTCCAACCCCAAGGTGCGCAAGATCACCTTCACCGGGTCGACCCGCGTCGGCAAGATCCTGATGGAACAGGCCGCCGGCACCATCAAGAAGATGTCGCTGGAGCTCGGAGGCAACGCGCCTTTCATCGTCTTTGACGACGCCGATCTGGACGCCGCCGTCGAAGGTGCGATGATCGCCAAGTTCCGCAACAACGGCCAGACCTGCGTCTGTGCCAACCGGATCTATGTGCAATCCGGTATCTACGACGCCTTTGCCAAAAAACTGAAAGAGGCCGTGCGCCAATTGCATGTCGGCAACGGCTTTGACGAGGGCGTGACCACCGGTCCGCTGATCAGTGAAGCCGCGGTAACCAAGGTTGAGGCGCATATCGCTGACGCTTTGGACAAAGGGGCCGAGGTGACTACCGGCGGCAATCGGACCAACACCGGGGGCACTTTCTTTGCGCCGACGGTCCTTAAGGGTGTGACCCGCGACATGCTGGTCTGCCACGAGGAAACCTTTGGCCCGCTTGCGGCGCTGGTGCGCTTCGACACCGAAGCGGAAGTCATCGATATGGCCAATGACAGCGAATTCGGCCTGGCATCCTACTTCTACGCCAACGATCTGTCCCGCGTCTGGCGCGTGGCCGAGGCCCTGGAGTCGGGCATGGTCGGCGTGAACACCGGGCTGATCTCGACCGAGGTGGCCCCCTTTGGCGGCATCAAGCAGTCCGGCCTGGGCCGCGAAGGGTCCAAATACGGGATCGAGGACTTCCTTGAACTGAAAAACGTCTGTTTGGGCGGCATCTCCTAA
- a CDS encoding helix-turn-helix domain-containing protein, whose product MNLRDRVALNIQDLRRARGLSQEELAHRADVSRGHMGKVENAKFAASLDLLERIAKALNVDPEELFAKR is encoded by the coding sequence ATGAACTTGCGGGACCGTGTAGCACTGAACATCCAGGACTTGAGACGCGCCCGCGGCCTCAGCCAGGAGGAGCTTGCTCATCGGGCCGACGTGAGCCGCGGCCATATGGGCAAGGTCGAGAACGCCAAGTTCGCAGCCTCCCTCGACCTTCTCGAACGCATCGCCAAAGCGTTGAACGTCGACCCCGAAGAGCTCTTCGCGAAACGCTAG
- a CDS encoding lytic transglycosylase domain-containing protein has product MDAALPSDHDDILSLIQTTAVRHQRNRALRQVGLVADDWQVLFRALVEAESSYNPTAVSPKGAYGLGQLMPNTARALGVDPRDPSQNLDGAARYLLAQLATFKDIDLALAAYNAGPHRVVEYSGIPPFAETRDYIARIHRIRSRLAGTSVSAPDIRVATRVPARAPVLIELQ; this is encoded by the coding sequence TTGGATGCTGCGCTACCGTCCGATCACGACGACATCCTCTCCCTGATCCAGACAACTGCCGTCCGCCACCAGAGGAACCGTGCCCTGCGCCAAGTTGGTCTGGTTGCCGACGACTGGCAGGTCCTGTTCCGCGCCCTGGTCGAGGCCGAAAGCAGCTACAATCCGACTGCCGTCAGCCCCAAGGGCGCTTACGGCCTGGGCCAGTTGATGCCGAACACCGCCCGCGCCCTCGGCGTCGATCCGCGCGATCCGTCCCAGAACCTCGATGGCGCCGCACGCTATCTGCTCGCACAGCTCGCCACGTTCAAAGACATCGACCTGGCGCTCGCGGCCTACAACGCAGGGCCGCACCGCGTGGTCGAGTATTCCGGTATCCCACCCTTCGCCGAGACCCGCGACTACATCGCGCGCATCCACCGGATCCGGTCCCGACTCGCGGGTACATCTGTTTCCGCGCCGGACATCCGTGTCGCGACCCGCGTGCCTGCTCGCGCACCGGTCCTTATCGAACTTCAGTAA
- a CDS encoding NAD(P)/FAD-dependent oxidoreductase has protein sequence MTLRKTNPPRIVIVGAGAAGLNLATRLSRSLGRKKAAEITLVDENLTHMWKPSLHEYSVGTKGSDEEISLLEHSHRNRYNFRLGRFAGIDRDRCMVQLDPVNDLHNRPLAPLRSLPYDILVLAIGSRSNDFGTPGIKEHCLMLDTPTQAKRLQSELLNLFLRLETGALGKDHSKININIVGGGATGVELAAELREATEQLAHNGIDRLRDPGIVHIRIIEAAPRVLAALPEKVSKKVTRHLGELSVTVSVNARVQHVTSQEVHLADGTILPTTLTIWAAGIRAPEVVGTLSTLETGSLGRLKVRPTLQSTHDEKIYVIGDCAECVWPEKDGFLPPRAQVATQQAEFLEAQLTAHLAGKPLRNFHYIDRGSLVAISQEGAVAALMGKAIGTVTFEGWLARRAYKYLHFQHLSSVQGWFRAVVLTALGKAMRRVRPRLKLH, from the coding sequence ATGACACTTAGAAAGACGAACCCGCCACGGATCGTCATCGTCGGTGCAGGGGCTGCGGGACTAAACCTGGCCACCAGGCTAAGCCGATCGCTCGGCAGGAAAAAGGCCGCCGAAATCACGCTTGTCGACGAAAACCTGACCCACATGTGGAAACCCTCGCTGCATGAATATTCTGTCGGAACAAAGGGAAGCGACGAGGAAATCAGCCTGCTCGAGCATTCGCACCGAAATCGCTACAATTTCCGCCTTGGGCGGTTCGCGGGCATCGACCGGGACCGGTGCATGGTGCAGCTTGATCCTGTCAACGATCTGCACAACCGACCTCTCGCGCCGCTCCGATCCCTGCCCTACGATATCTTGGTGCTGGCCATCGGCAGCCGCTCGAACGACTTCGGGACACCAGGGATCAAAGAACATTGCCTGATGCTCGACACGCCAACTCAGGCGAAACGGCTACAATCTGAGCTACTCAACCTGTTCCTGCGGCTCGAAACAGGTGCCTTGGGCAAAGACCACAGTAAGATCAATATCAATATCGTCGGCGGCGGGGCAACCGGTGTGGAGCTGGCCGCGGAGCTGCGCGAAGCAACCGAGCAGCTTGCGCATAACGGTATAGACCGCCTGAGAGATCCCGGAATTGTTCACATTCGCATCATCGAAGCGGCCCCAAGAGTTCTTGCTGCCCTTCCGGAAAAGGTTTCGAAGAAAGTCACACGACATCTTGGTGAACTTTCGGTGACCGTTTCGGTCAATGCGCGCGTCCAGCATGTGACCTCGCAAGAAGTTCACCTAGCTGACGGAACGATTCTTCCAACAACCCTGACAATCTGGGCAGCCGGCATCAGAGCACCCGAGGTCGTCGGCACGCTTTCGACGCTTGAAACTGGTAGCCTTGGCCGGCTGAAGGTACGCCCTACCCTGCAATCGACACATGACGAAAAGATTTATGTGATTGGCGATTGTGCCGAATGCGTCTGGCCCGAGAAGGACGGATTTCTGCCCCCCCGTGCACAGGTCGCAACCCAGCAAGCCGAGTTTCTTGAGGCGCAACTCACCGCGCATCTTGCCGGTAAGCCCCTGCGGAATTTCCACTATATTGATCGCGGCTCATTGGTGGCGATCAGTCAGGAAGGGGCGGTTGCGGCTCTCATGGGAAAGGCAATCGGAACCGTTACCTTCGAAGGCTGGCTCGCACGGCGCGCCTATAAATACCTGCACTTTCAGCACTTGAGTTCTGTGCAGGGCTGGTTTCGCGCGGTCGTTCTGACTGCCTTGGGCAAGGCGATGAGACGCGTCAGACCTCGGCTCAAATTGCACTGA
- a CDS encoding Glu/Leu/Phe/Val family dehydrogenase, protein MFSDAAQLMSMEEGLANKINVCNASYITRFGVRLRGKMYTFEGWRSVHSNHPSPAKGGIRYAPYADLDEVEALAALMTYKCALMDIPFGGSKGALKIDPSEWEPHELERITRRFAQELARHDFLSPSQNVPAPDVGTNETTMIWIADEYRRMKSGDINALACVTGKPLAMGGIEGRIEATGRGVQYGIQEFFRHPQDLARTGLPDGLSDRTVVIQGLGNVGYHAAKFLGLEDGCRIIAVIERDGVVRNPDGLDIDALKAHVMATGGVAGFDGGTHDADGTAALTDACDILIPAALESVITKDNAPHVKARLIVEAANGPITYDANTILRDRGIVVIPDLFANAGGVTVSYFEWVKNLTHIPFGLMERRRDERGHRVLTQSIEHMTGRSFPTETAQELMSGAREIDLVRSGLDDKIRSAYAEMSMLWNSNPEIPDLRTAAYVIAVRRLAEIYKALGI, encoded by the coding sequence ATGTTCTCGGACGCCGCACAGCTGATGTCCATGGAGGAGGGTCTGGCGAATAAAATCAACGTCTGCAACGCCTCTTATATTACCCGGTTCGGCGTGCGGCTGCGCGGGAAGATGTACACATTCGAGGGGTGGCGTTCGGTGCATTCGAACCACCCAAGCCCCGCCAAAGGCGGCATTCGCTATGCGCCCTATGCCGATCTTGATGAGGTCGAAGCGCTGGCCGCTTTGATGACCTACAAATGCGCGCTGATGGACATCCCCTTTGGCGGCTCAAAGGGTGCGCTGAAAATCGATCCCTCGGAATGGGAGCCCCATGAGCTTGAGCGGATCACCCGCCGCTTTGCGCAAGAGCTCGCACGCCACGATTTCCTTAGTCCCAGCCAAAACGTCCCCGCGCCCGATGTCGGCACCAATGAGACAACGATGATCTGGATCGCCGACGAATACCGCCGGATGAAGTCCGGCGATATCAACGCGCTCGCCTGCGTCACCGGTAAGCCGCTCGCCATGGGCGGCATTGAGGGGCGGATCGAGGCGACGGGACGTGGGGTGCAATATGGCATTCAGGAATTCTTCCGCCATCCCCAGGACCTGGCCCGCACGGGGCTGCCCGACGGGCTTTCGGATCGCACGGTCGTGATCCAAGGCCTTGGCAACGTAGGGTATCACGCGGCCAAATTCCTCGGCCTTGAGGATGGCTGCCGCATCATCGCGGTGATCGAACGCGATGGCGTCGTTCGCAATCCCGACGGCCTCGATATCGACGCTCTCAAGGCACATGTCATGGCCACGGGTGGCGTGGCAGGCTTTGATGGCGGGACACATGATGCAGACGGCACAGCCGCACTGACAGACGCCTGCGATATCCTGATCCCCGCCGCGCTCGAAAGCGTCATTACCAAAGACAATGCGCCTCATGTAAAGGCGCGCCTGATTGTCGAGGCGGCCAATGGCCCGATCACTTATGACGCCAACACAATCCTACGCGATCGAGGCATCGTGGTTATCCCCGATCTCTTCGCCAACGCAGGCGGTGTCACGGTAAGCTATTTCGAGTGGGTCAAGAACCTGACCCACATCCCCTTTGGCCTTATGGAACGGCGTCGTGACGAACGCGGTCACAGGGTGCTGACCCAATCGATCGAACATATGACAGGTCGCAGCTTCCCTACTGAAACGGCCCAAGAACTTATGAGCGGCGCGCGCGAAATTGACCTTGTTCGGTCTGGGCTCGACGACAAGATCCGGTCTGCCTACGCCGAGATGTCGATGCTTTGGAACAGCAATCCTGAAATTCCCGACCTGCGCACCGCGGCCTACGTCATTGCCGTAAGGCGGCTTGCAGAGATCTACAAGGCACTTGGAATATGA
- a CDS encoding TrbC/VirB2 family protein has translation MLRHRLSRLLPATTTLAAFATPALAQDLSPIQTMLETVEAALTGPIGIAVATLAVIGTGFMCMMGRLNWGWFASVIIGIVLIFSAGTIVDGFS, from the coding sequence ATGCTTCGACATCGCCTCAGCCGCCTCTTGCCTGCCACCACAACCCTGGCGGCTTTCGCAACGCCTGCCCTCGCGCAAGACTTGTCACCGATCCAGACCATGCTGGAAACCGTCGAGGCCGCGCTGACCGGTCCGATCGGAATCGCGGTTGCCACGCTCGCCGTCATTGGCACCGGCTTCATGTGCATGATGGGGCGGCTGAACTGGGGCTGGTTCGCCTCGGTCATCATCGGGATCGTGCTGATCTTCTCGGCCGGCACCATCGTCGACGGCTTCTCCTGA